In Monodelphis domestica isolate mMonDom1 chromosome 1, mMonDom1.pri, whole genome shotgun sequence, the sequence TGCAATTTTATTAATTGTGAACAGTGtaatatatcagaaaaaaaaagttctctcttTCAAAAAGCACAGTGTCCAGAATGAGGCAAGGGATAATCTCAAGTTCTCTGACCTGGGAACGCCATATCTGAGATTTTAGGAAGGACACTCCCAGATCCACCTATACTTGAATTTCTTGTCGTTTCTCTTACTGATCACTCTTTCTCGTGTCTCTGCTTTTGTAATGTTTTcaagcctggaatgctctcctttctcaCCTCTTTCTCTTAGCTCAAGTCATGCACCTGAAGTAGGCTTTTCCAGGTAACCTCAGCTGCTGGTGCTTTCCCTTTAAGATGACCTTACCCTTACTCTGTCTCTTGTATGTACCTATTTGGTGTTCctgttttctccctcattagaatgtaaactccttcaggGAATGgacagtttttcctttttttttttttgtattctcagtgtgTGTTatcactgtgcctggcacacagtaaatacttaatgAGTGCCTGCTGATTGATTAAGTTCAAGAATATTCAGAGGAGGGTACATTGTAGGGGAAAAGATCATAAGATGATGTCATTGGGGGACTGGTTGAAAGAGGGTGGGGGGTGTTATCCTGGAGATTTAGTAAGGGATATGATCTTTGTTATCAAGTTCTCAAACAATTGTCATTTGGAAGAGGCATTAGACTTGTCTGCTTAGCCCCAGAGATTGAAAATACTATTAATGGGTAGAAGCTACAAAGATGCAGATTTAGGCAAAGTTCCCTGAATAACAATTAGGGTTGTCAGAGTGAATTTTCTCAAGAGACAGTGTATTCCTTAACACTTGAGGTATACAAGCAAAAACTTGATCAAATTCATAGATTTTGAGGAGGTGGGAACTGAAGTGCCATctcatcaactttttttttttttaatcatatggaTGGGAAACTTAAGCCCAGAGATGTTAGgtaacttacctaaggtcacaccgATAGCAAATAGACTGGAAAAGATTTTAACTCAGGCCCTCTGattaatagaaacaaagaaagccAACTGCCAATTGTCACTATTATAGTGTAGTGGAAAGGACTCTGGCCCTgaagtcagaagagagaaggatttGGTATAAGTCATGGCTCTTCTGCTTTGTTATGTGACCATGAGAGGGATGTGGGAGGGAGTAAGTCTttctttatatagtgctttacaaatataatctcatttgatccgtacaacaaccctgggaggtaggtgctattatgacctttattttatagaagatgaaaatgaagGAAACAGGGATTAAgcgactttcccagtgtcacatagctagtgttggAGTttggatttgtactcaggtcttctagATTCTAGGCCTaatactctgtccactgtggCTCTACCTAGCTTTGGAAACCACTGGCAAGTTCCTTTACCAGTCTGGCCCTTAGTTTCCTACACTATAAATAAGAAGCCTAGATGATATCTAATGTTCTTTatggctttaaatctatgatccatttGATCCTATCAACTTTTTGCTAGGCTGCTAGAAGTATGATATAAGAGAAGGACTGTCAGTTTTATTTTTAGAAGACCTAGGTTTTGGATCTATGCTCTGTTACTCCTTCTATGATTCTGGACAGTTTCTTTACTtctttgggcttcaatttccttctttataaatcAAAGGGATTAAATACAGGATATCCAGGAACCCATTATCCCTGAATCTTACACTGGTTACCAGTTCCATATATTTGTTATTAACAAACTTCATTGCTCTTTTGTAGATGCATCAAAATTCAAGAAGCTTTCATCATTATGGTTGAATGCCAAATATCATCCCAGAAGGGCACAGATGGATTGGGGTAATACTCTTTGGAATAAGCAAGGGTGGGGAGGCAGCCTGCTTTAGTGGAGGCAGAGTCAGAAGTCTCAAGTTCTACTTTTTCTGCTGTGACCTTGGGCCACATTTCCCTTTCCAAATCTTGATTATACAGGTGCTGCCTGTCTCACAAGGTTTTTGCTCAGTTTATAAGCCTAAAAAGCAACAcaaaactgtaatttttattttgttattgataaTAAAGTTTGGTTGAAATTACAACCCTCCTTACACACATTaggttgtttctttgtttttttaatttaataaccaGTCTACAATTCTCAATGTAGATAATAGAGGGTGGAACCTGCCGGGGTCCTGACACATTCTGTTGCTCAGAGGGATTTTTTTTGGCTTCTGATTCCACAGTATCAGTATGAAGAGCACAGAGATTATacgttaaattaaaaaatgtgagCCCTGGTATACATTAgcatttggaaatggaaaaatctGAGAATGCAATTCATGTTTCACAGGGTCCATTTACACTGCTCCACTAGAACAGGAAGAAACGTGCGGGCCATGCCTGGGCAGGGGGCGAGAGGGGCACAGTCAAGCCAAGACTGAACCACGCGGGCAGTGGCCAGATGATGATGCATGCCTCGCTGTGCCCGCCCTGGGCTTAGGTCTGGCTGGGTGGCCGCCCCGAGTAGGCTGGCGGGGGTCCGAGGATGGGCCATGACGTGGCGGCTGGGCCGCGTCCGGGGCGAGGGGGGGGTTGAGGGGTGGGCGGGTGTCGGATGTAAGCAGAGAGGCCGAGCTGGGCCCTGACGTGGCGGCGGAGCCGTGGGAAGGGGCGGGGTCGCGGaaaggggcggggcggggcgctGCACTATGCCGAGCTCCGACCAGAGGGCGCCCCAGCCTCGGTCTTCTCTGCCTGGGAGACCTCCCAGCATCTGGCGGCCTGCGAGGAGGCTGGGAGTAACCGTGCTGGGGATTGGGTTTGCGGCGCCGCGGAGCCTTGATGGAGCTGGGACAACCCCGCCCCCTCAtcgcccttccccctccctcccttgagCCTAGGTCGGGCctggaaggaaaagaagactGGGATGAGGCGCCTCTTCTCTTTTGCAGCCTAAGTCTCCTCCACCGCAGAAGGGGCCACAGCCGCGGCAGCAGCCCCGCCCATCCGGGCCAATCAGCGGCTTGGGCACAAATATGCAAATAAGGCGCCTGTGCTGTCGGTGTGCCGCTCGTTGGGGCTGGTGGGGTCGCGCTTGGGGAGTGAACTGGGCCAATCAGGCGGGTGCGTGGCGGCGCGGGGGAGGCGgtgccccttccctcctccctcctcgaCCCCGCTCTGACAGGGGGGCCTGGCCGCGCCGCCGGTAAgtgctgccgctgccgccgcctcCGCCGCCAACCGCTGCCAACTGCCGCCGGAGGGGAGAGCCGGGGCCCCAGCTCAACTGGTGGGGAGAGGCTGGAGGGCGGGAGGCGCGCGGGCTGGAACCGGTGGGGGCGGGTGTCTTCTCTGGCGGGTGGTCTCGGTGCCCCTTCAGGGCCAGCCGGTCGTGTCAGTCTTCGCCGAGGTGGGGGGCCGGCGCCGCCGGCGGCGGGGGGCGGCTCCGTCATGGCGAATCGAGCGGCGGTGAGTAcgtgccgccgccgccgccgccgctgctccCCAGCTGGGGGGGTCGTGGCCGGGGCCGGGGCCAGGCCGCGCTCCCGCGGAGGAGGTCCCTGGCTAAGGGGGTGTGGAAGGGGCGAGGCTGAAGGCTGGCGAGGGGTCCTTGACACGtgtggctgagagctctggaGTCCCCAAAGGCTGTCATGGCTGCGGGCTCCTTTCCCATCTTCTGCCCCGGGGCTCGAGACCGACCCAGCCACGACCGCCACGGAGCCTGTTGCACGGGTGTTTGAGTGTAAGTGTGCGTGTTATGGGGAGGAGGCGTCTGCCCCTCGCGCTGCGTgtaggatggaaggagggagccTTGGCATGCGGTTGCTTGGTCTCTAGCTGTGGTCCCACCTTCCTTAGAGGGAGAAGCTCCTGGGTCTTACTTAGGCCCTGGGGCcattcccaccccccccccccccaggctttTCTCCATTCGCGCCCTCTTTCGCAGCTCCTAAAGCCACCAGCTGCCCTCCCTCTGTCGTTCACTCCCTCTCTACTACTCTCTCCCCAATCCGTCTTCCTCGACCAGCGGTGACTGGCTGGGTGTCCGGAGAGCACATCGTGCCCTAGGGCGCGGGGCCTCGCGTGCTTTCCCAGGCCCTGGCTCTAAGGTTTTAGCAAAATTGCTTCTCCGTGATACTCTGCCCGCTATgtcccccctcctctctttcccctgtgGCAGCCCTCTCTGGGCCTATATTCGTGCCAACAGCATGGGCAGGTTTCCTCTCATCTCCTGCTCTGTGCGTGCTTGGTTGCAGCTGCTCTATGGCCTTAGATTAAAGGATGCAATGGGTAATTCCAAGGCAGCTCCCAAACTTAAGTACCATCGCCAAAGTCTGATATCTTAACTGACCGGGGTGGGCCCCTTTCTCAGCTGCAGGTCAGCCTGgattggttttttgttgttgttgttgttgttttgctttttgtttaaataaaacttttcatcATGAAACCAAATAGAGGATAATAAAAGTTATTTGGGACATGCTGTTAACACTTGTTACACAATTACTTTCAAAGAGGCCTTGGATATGACACTTCCCCATTACTCAATAGATATGAGCCCGCCTCCAACTTAAACCCCCTCCAACATTAAATCTTagtttttattcataaaatttttGACCATCAAATTTTAGTTTGTCAGGCTATAAATAGTGCTACATTCACTTTATTACCATTTTATCATAATTTAAATCCAGTTTTGATCAGCCTTTTATATCATATTGAGTACaaaaagattattttgttttctgtaacTTTCCATTTGtcccctattaaaaaaaaaaagcagatataGGAACCATAGGATTATTGCTTTACTCTGTaaaggacctcagaaaccatctgattcagtttcctcactaaACAAAACTGAAgacctagaaaaataaaatgatttgtccaagatcacagtgGTAGAAAGCATTAGAAgtagtatttgaacctaggtcctttatTTTCATAACTTATTAGTGCTCATCCCACTCTGCCATTCTGACTTACAAAATGGATTACattataaagaattttttggTAAAGAATATAACACAATTTCAAATAATGAACTTATATTTATGTTCAATTTACAGAAATTGAATATTTGTACACAAAGCCCCAACACAGGGCTTTCTAGCAGTAGttgtgttcaataaatatttgttacatgAATATGGAAACTGCATTGTAATAGTTGTCAAACATCTGGATTTCACcgcactagctgggtgacttttggcaaatcacttcacctttggAGGGCTCAGGTTCCACTGTAAAATAAGGCATCTGTTTAGATCTCTAAACTCCCATCTCTCCAACTTCAGACATACCTGTTGCTAAAAGCAAGATACACGTTATACTTTGTATTTACCAGTACATTTCTTGCtactattttaaaagttattattcACTAAAGAATATGCAACAAGTTATTGGCAAATTCCTGTCTTCAGGGCTGATACTCTGAATTACAAATTTCACAAAGCTAGCATAAATGTACCAGAAGAAAAATTAGTTACCTTGActttaatatttttctccattcctAAGTAGTTTCATGAATAATTAAGAGTTTTTAGTAGGAACTTATGAATAAGGATAGATAAAAGGGAGGATATAGGCAGATTGAGAGAAAATATGTTGATGGGCTGATTCAAGaaaatgaaagggggaaaaatgaggCAAGAAAGTATAGTCAAGAGACTTGGATCTTAGTTCCAACTCTAGCACCTAACTTATCTGTCAACTTCAATTCAACAACAAAAGTATTTAATGGATCTTAAAACAAGTTACTTGGGGATTTCAattttataataacaaaaaatttgGGAAGGTAGTTTGAACTAAAGTATCTCAAGgtcttttgcaacagaaaaatgTGATTCTACTAAGCATCTAGAAGGTAGAAATGGAAAAGGGTATTagggattcagaaaaaaaaaactttggactttaaaaggaagaacaaagtaaggattttaaatagcTAATGATATAGATTGCAGAATGAAtgactttaaaaagcaaaatcaagTGTATAGGTGAAAAAGCATAGCTGGAGTATCTTGTGGCAAAATAATTGAACAAAGTTTTAGATATAGCATGAAATGACAGACATTAGAAATGTTAAGTTGCAGAGAGATCTGCATATGAAATATGAGAGATGGGGAAATAACTTGGAGAATATTGATACTATTACTAGTAGAAGAAAACTTAGTGGGCAGGGTTGAACATCTTAGCCTCCTTTTAATGATACCTTGTTTTTACATCATATTTCTCATTGTGTTCTTCCCGTTTCACTTCCCATTTTAGTCTTTTTATGCAGCCGCTATTCaatattaaagacaaagatcaataAGGAATTACACTGAAAAACAGCAATGTAAATATGATAAACTAAAGGACTATGTATCTTTACAGAGATATTGGAGATGAGCAAggtaaaaataatacaaaatcataagaagcaaagaaagagcATATGATAAATTCTGTTGGAAAAAATGATTAGAATAGGGAAACATTAGATGAGTAATTCTTGTAGTTGAGATCCATTTCAGAAACATAATCACATGTATTTTAAAGGGTAAAAAGTTGAagtatttagttttcaattcaaTTCGACAAATATTTGTTCTAGAATCAAGTTGCCTTAAGTGAGAGCCTCATTTTAAGATTTGTGTCTTTccactttgaaagatttaaaaagaggCACAAGTGACCACAAATTGACAGGATTTTTCTAAgctattaaaaatttcaaaaattggTATGCTATATGGAGGATTTCATTAGTGGTACAATGATGTAACTACAATGCTTTAATTCATAAATATAAGATGCTACATTCCAGTTATATACTTCCAGCCATCCCTGCTACTGGTTACCTTAGCTCCTTCCTACTTTTGACTAAATAGTAATAGAAAACCTATCTAGATGACAAACTGAGTTTCTAGAGAAACAGAAAACCCAATGGATCTGTAGTTTTTTGGTTTCTCTGTCACTTCTCCCAATCTTCCTGAACCTCCTCATAGCACTATCATAAACTGGCACTTATTACCTGACCTGGAGCAAAGATTCAGAATAGTATTCAGGGAGAGGGAATGAATGGGGCTCAGGAGATGTGTGACTCGTATACCAATTTAGACATGTGAAGTGTTTCTTTTTAAGGCTGCTATATCTGTTTAAAGAAGTGTCACTGTATTTAGAAAGGAAGGCAAAAGCTTCAAgtttttcctatttctctaaatgaaaattattgttggaaaaaaaatcttttgggtATTTAAgtacatttttgtctttgaaagtATACCAAATGAATGTTTTCactatatagatacagatataaaatcaagataatttCTCCCCTCCCAAAAATTGCTCTTTATAGTTCCATATATAGGTaaaaacttggggaaaaaaaccctgaTGTAGTATATAGAAAGGCTTTATTTAGTCTTGCTAATCTCAATTATGTCTCTACCTGTTCAGTCATCATTGTGTGTAACCTATTAGgatgtattatttttaatgagGGCCCTAAAACAAGCTAGTAGAAATTGCTCAGGTCACTTACTTGATAGTATTTATGAAAAAACTTTCAAAGAGAATGGAATTTCCTGTCAATATAACTGCTTTTTACTGGTTGAACACATTTGTAAGTTTTTATGCTTTATATCTGAAAACTTTTCATATCAGTAATTTAAAAGTACTACCGTTTTGAGTTGCAATAGCTTTTTCTGTTTGATTAGATCAttgcataaaatatattaaattgtcTAATAGAAATGACTATTAGAGGTTAACCATTATCATCTTGCTTAGTATAAGAGGGAgaaaatatatagttttaataTGTCACTGAATTTAGTATATTTTGaaatttgcatatattttataggTAAATGAGATACATTTTTGTTCCCTTTAACTTCATaaatttattattctcttttagaagctgtcatatatatgtatatgtatatatacacatatgtatgtgtagtTGTCTTTTTCAATAAAATGTAGTATAGTATAATGTAAAAAGAGTAGGCCTCTGAGTACTACCTCTGATATATACTAACTATTGGGCAAGCCTCTTTATTTGTCAGTTACCGATCCACATTTCTAAAACCACGAGTTGCAAAGCATTTGTTGATCTGCATTGGTGGTGGAAGTTACCATATCAGAATTTtcctatgccagtgaaatcacaggcctGGACCAAGTTGCTGATTGAAATAATTCTAGTTTATTATTTATAACtatagggagagaaaaaggggaaatgaacATAACAGTTTTACATAACTGTTTGATCATTATTTTGTTCatagtaataacaacaacaactaacACTTACTTAGAACTTTAAgggttataaagcactttgtgtacattatttcatttgtg encodes:
- the LOC107651058 gene encoding basic proline-rich protein-like, encoding MTEPPPAAGGAGPPPRRRLTRPAGPEGAPRPPAREDTRPHRFQPARLPPSSLSPPVELGPRLSPPAAVGSGWRRRRRQRQHLPAARPGPPVRAGSRREEGRGTASPAPPRTRLIGPVHSPSATPPAPTSGTPTAQAPYLHICAQAADWPGWAGLLPRLWPLLRWRRLRLQKRRGASSQSSFPSRPDLGSREGGGRAMRGRGCPSSIKAPRRRKPNPQHGYSQPPRRPPDAGRSPRQRRPRLGRPLVGARHSAAPRPAPFRDPAPSHGSAATSGPSSASLLTSDTRPPLNPPLAPDAAQPPRHGPSSDPRQPTRGGHPARPKPRAGTARHASSSGHCPRGSVLA